The following DNA comes from Meleagris gallopavo isolate NT-WF06-2002-E0010 breed Aviagen turkey brand Nicholas breeding stock unplaced genomic scaffold, Turkey_5.1 ChrUn_random_7180001878709, whole genome shotgun sequence.
CTCCCTGCCTACCGTCTGCGCCTTTCTATCAGCCTCACAGAGCACGACTTACTGGCTTATGGCACCTGGAAACGGGCACGATCGCAGCGAGcgcacagagaagctgcaaagtggCTCCACTGAAGACACCGCGGCGCAGCTCGTTCTCCGCCAGCGTGGGCTCAGGGATCTCAGCTGGGGAGAAACGCccttcagcagccacaca
Coding sequences within:
- the LOC104916244 gene encoding protein MANBAL-like; amino-acid sequence: MELGLGGAIGACVPSFLCGPCKKAASLRAGEQQAVCCVAAEGRFSPAEIPEPTLAENELRRGVFSGATLQLLCALAAIVPVSRCHKPVSRAL